The following coding sequences lie in one Xanthomonas hortorum pv. pelargonii genomic window:
- a CDS encoding TetR/AcrR family transcriptional regulator yields MNDTTDSSPTTPRASSGRGQRLSADDWAQAALDLIAEQGVGAVAVEPLARRLGVTKGSFYWHFPSRDALLQAALERWEIFEQKEVFGSLEDVPDPSARLRALFQLVAHEVKPHVIYSELLKALDHPAVRPVIDRVSQRRLDYLIASFRQAGLTRTDAQHRARLAYAAYVGFLQLSLQLQQPKQAREDFEAYVEHVIQTLIPG; encoded by the coding sequence ATGAACGACACCACCGATTCCAGCCCCACCACGCCCCGCGCCAGTTCCGGTCGCGGTCAGCGCCTCAGCGCAGACGACTGGGCACAGGCCGCGCTGGACCTGATCGCCGAACAAGGTGTCGGTGCAGTCGCCGTAGAACCACTGGCGCGCCGACTCGGCGTCACCAAGGGCAGCTTCTACTGGCACTTTCCCTCGCGCGACGCGCTGCTGCAGGCAGCCCTCGAACGCTGGGAGATCTTCGAGCAAAAAGAAGTGTTCGGCAGCCTAGAAGACGTTCCGGATCCCAGCGCACGCTTACGCGCACTGTTTCAACTGGTCGCGCACGAAGTCAAACCGCATGTCATCTACAGCGAACTGCTCAAGGCACTCGACCATCCGGCCGTGCGCCCGGTCATCGACCGCGTCTCGCAACGCCGCCTCGACTACCTGATCGCCTCGTTCCGCCAGGCCGGCCTCACCCGCACCGACGCCCAACACCGCGCCCGCCTGGCCTATGCCGCCTATGTCGGTTTCCTGCAGCTGTCGCTGCAACTACAGCAACCCAAGCAGGCCCGCGAAGACTTCGAAGCCTACGTCGAGCATGTGATTCAGACGTTGATTCCTGGGTGA
- a CDS encoding glycosyltransferase family 2 protein encodes MSALETAQLPAAADRLTVVIAAYNEETSIPLLHPRLCAVLAGLSGLHTHVLYIDDGSSDGTWTVLQALAEADAQVSAVRLSRNFGKEVAISAGLDHVLPGAVVLLDADGQDPPELIPEFVALWRAGYDNIFGTRIFREGESWLKRSAAHAFYRVIRQLSRTPIPADTGDFRLLSPRVVHALQQLRERHRFMKGLFGWVGFRQVALPYRRAPRLSGRSKFTVWRLWNFALDGITSFSTVPLRAATYLGLLTALVAFLFGGWVVIKAALLGDPVAGWPTMMSVILFLGGIQLIALGLIGEYLGRLYDEAKQRPLYLVDTHCGAVGVVCDHQTKRGAGHADRTTAVGDQAG; translated from the coding sequence ATGAGCGCGTTAGAAACAGCGCAACTGCCGGCTGCAGCAGATCGCCTCACGGTGGTGATTGCGGCCTACAACGAAGAAACCAGCATTCCGTTGCTGCATCCGCGTCTGTGCGCGGTGCTCGCGGGATTGAGCGGATTGCACACGCACGTGCTGTATATCGACGATGGCAGCAGCGATGGCACCTGGACTGTGTTGCAGGCACTTGCCGAGGCCGATGCGCAGGTGAGTGCGGTGCGGTTGTCGCGCAATTTCGGCAAGGAAGTGGCCATTTCTGCGGGGCTGGATCATGTATTGCCCGGTGCGGTGGTGCTGCTCGATGCCGATGGGCAGGACCCGCCGGAGTTGATCCCGGAGTTCGTTGCGCTGTGGCGTGCCGGTTACGACAACATCTTCGGCACGCGGATTTTCCGCGAGGGCGAGAGCTGGTTGAAGCGCAGTGCGGCGCATGCGTTCTATCGGGTGATCCGGCAGTTGTCGCGCACGCCGATTCCGGCTGATACCGGGGATTTCCGATTGTTGTCGCCGCGTGTGGTGCATGCCTTGCAGCAGCTGCGCGAGCGCCACCGTTTCATGAAAGGCCTGTTCGGCTGGGTCGGGTTTCGCCAGGTGGCGTTGCCGTACCGTCGTGCGCCGCGGCTGTCGGGGCGCAGCAAGTTCACGGTGTGGCGGTTATGGAATTTCGCGCTGGATGGCATCACCAGTTTTTCCACGGTGCCGTTGCGCGCGGCGACCTATCTCGGTTTGCTGACCGCGTTGGTGGCGTTCCTGTTCGGTGGCTGGGTAGTGATCAAGGCGGCCTTGCTGGGCGACCCGGTGGCGGGTTGGCCGACCATGATGTCGGTGATCCTGTTTCTGGGCGGGATCCAGCTGATTGCGTTGGGCTTGATCGGTGAATACCTGGGCCGGTTATATGACGAGGCCAAGCAGCGCCCGCTGTATCTGGTCGATACCCACTGCGGCGCGGTGGGAGTAGTCTGCGATCACCAGACCAAGCGCGGAGCGGGCCATGCAGACCGTACGACAGCTGTTGGGGACCAAGCAGGTTGA
- a CDS encoding peptide chain release factor 3 codes for MSDVSNEAARRRTFAIISHPDAGKTTLTEKLLLFGGAIQMAGSVKGRKAARHATSDWMALEKERGISVTSSVMQFPYEGKVINLLDTPGHADFGEDTYRVLTAVDSALMVIDVAKGVEERTIKLMEVCRLRDTPIMTFINKLDREGKDPIDLLDEVETVLGIQCAPVTWPIGMGQRLKGVVHLITGEVHLYEQGRNFTRQDSTIFPSVDAPGLVEKIGTQMLAELRDELDLVQGASNPFDLQAYRAGKQTPVFFGSGVNNFGVQPLLDFFIEHAPPPQARDTTGRRVEATEAKLSGFVFKIQANMDPQHRDRVAFMRVCSGKFTAGMKTLHVRSGKDVKLANALTFMASDREIAAEAWPGDVIGIHNHGTISIGDTFTEGESLSFTGIPNFAPELFRRARLRDPLKLKQLQKGLAQLSEEGATQFFRPLMSNDLILGAVGVLQFDVVAYRLKDEYGVDAIFEPVGVTTARWVHCDNPKKLEEFREKNAGNLGIDAAGQLVYLAPTRVNLQLAQERAPDVRFSATREHAHAKAID; via the coding sequence ATGTCCGACGTCTCCAACGAAGCCGCGCGCCGCCGCACCTTCGCCATCATTTCCCACCCCGATGCGGGCAAGACCACGCTGACCGAAAAGCTGTTGCTGTTCGGCGGTGCGATCCAGATGGCCGGCTCGGTCAAGGGCCGCAAGGCCGCCCGCCATGCCACCTCGGACTGGATGGCGCTGGAAAAGGAGCGCGGCATCTCGGTGACCTCCTCGGTGATGCAGTTCCCGTACGAGGGCAAGGTGATCAATCTGCTCGATACCCCCGGCCACGCCGACTTCGGCGAGGACACCTATCGGGTGCTGACCGCGGTGGACTCGGCGCTGATGGTCATCGACGTGGCCAAGGGCGTGGAAGAGCGCACCATCAAATTGATGGAAGTCTGCCGGCTGCGCGACACCCCCATCATGACCTTCATCAACAAGCTCGATCGCGAGGGCAAGGACCCGATCGACCTGCTGGATGAAGTGGAAACCGTGCTGGGCATCCAGTGCGCGCCGGTGACCTGGCCGATCGGCATGGGCCAGCGCCTGAAGGGCGTGGTGCATCTGATCACCGGCGAGGTGCACCTGTACGAACAGGGCCGCAACTTCACCCGCCAGGATTCGACCATCTTTCCGTCGGTGGATGCGCCGGGTCTGGTCGAGAAGATCGGCACGCAGATGCTGGCCGAGCTGCGCGACGAACTAGACCTGGTGCAAGGCGCCAGCAATCCATTCGATCTGCAGGCGTATCGCGCCGGCAAGCAGACCCCGGTGTTCTTCGGTTCGGGCGTCAACAACTTCGGCGTGCAACCGCTGCTCGATTTCTTCATCGAACACGCACCGCCGCCGCAGGCACGCGACACCACCGGCCGTCGCGTCGAGGCCACCGAAGCCAAGCTCAGTGGCTTCGTCTTCAAGATCCAGGCCAACATGGACCCGCAACATCGCGACCGCGTCGCCTTCATGCGCGTGTGCTCGGGCAAGTTCACTGCCGGCATGAAGACCCTGCACGTGCGCAGCGGCAAGGACGTTAAGTTGGCCAACGCGCTGACCTTCATGGCCTCCGATCGCGAGATCGCTGCCGAAGCCTGGCCGGGCGATGTCATCGGTATCCATAACCACGGCACCATCTCCATCGGCGACACCTTTACCGAGGGCGAATCGCTGTCGTTTACCGGCATCCCCAACTTCGCACCGGAGCTGTTCCGCCGCGCGCGCCTGCGCGACCCGCTCAAGCTCAAGCAGCTGCAAAAGGGTCTGGCGCAGCTATCCGAAGAAGGCGCCACGCAGTTCTTCCGCCCGCTGATGAGCAACGATCTGATCCTCGGTGCGGTGGGCGTGCTGCAGTTCGACGTGGTGGCCTACCGGCTCAAGGACGAATACGGCGTGGATGCGATCTTCGAGCCGGTCGGCGTCACCACCGCGCGCTGGGTGCATTGCGACAACCCGAAGAAGCTGGAAGAGTTCCGCGAGAAAAATGCCGGCAATCTGGGCATCGATGCGGCCGGCCAGTTGGTCTATCTGGCACCGACCCGGGTGAATCTGCAGCTGGCCCAGGAACGCGCACCGGACGTGCGCTTTTCCGCAACGCGCGAACACGCGCATGCCAAGGCGATCGATTGA
- the mtgA gene encoding monofunctional biosynthetic peptidoglycan transglycosylase — protein MGTDALDDKQVAPPRRARRWVLAAPLLFAAASVVQVLVLRLVDPPISSMMVGRYLEAWGEGDWNFSLHQQWRDYDKIAASLPISVVAAEDQQFPIHHGFDLQAIEKARDHNARGGRVRGASTISQQAAKNVFLWQGRSWVRKGLEAWYTVLIELLWPKQRILEMYLNVAEFGDGVYGAQAAARQFWGKDAAGLSPTESARLAAVLPSPRRYDARRPGAYVQRRTAWIQRQARQLGGPAYLQAP, from the coding sequence ATGGGGACGGATGCATTGGATGACAAGCAGGTAGCGCCACCGCGGCGCGCTCGGCGCTGGGTGTTGGCGGCACCGTTGTTGTTCGCCGCCGCGAGCGTGGTGCAGGTGCTGGTGCTGCGGCTGGTCGATCCGCCGATCAGTAGCATGATGGTGGGGCGGTATCTGGAAGCCTGGGGCGAAGGCGACTGGAATTTTTCGCTGCATCAACAATGGCGCGACTACGACAAGATCGCGGCCAGCCTGCCGATTTCGGTGGTGGCTGCGGAGGATCAGCAGTTTCCAATACATCACGGTTTCGATCTGCAGGCCATTGAGAAGGCGCGCGATCACAATGCGCGCGGTGGGCGCGTGCGTGGGGCGAGCACGATCAGTCAGCAGGCCGCCAAGAACGTGTTTCTGTGGCAGGGCCGCAGTTGGGTGCGCAAGGGCCTGGAGGCCTGGTACACGGTGCTGATCGAGCTGTTGTGGCCGAAGCAGCGCATTCTGGAGATGTATCTCAACGTGGCCGAATTCGGCGATGGGGTGTATGGCGCGCAGGCCGCTGCCCGGCAGTTCTGGGGCAAGGATGCGGCAGGGTTGTCGCCGACCGAATCGGCGCGTCTGGCGGCGGTGCTGCCCTCGCCACGTCGCTATGACGCACGGCGCCCCGGGGCCTATGTGCAGCGGCGCACCGCGTGGATCCAGCGGCAGGCGCGCCAGTTGGGCGGTCCTGCGTATCTGCAGGCGCCATGA
- a CDS encoding TonB-dependent receptor, whose translation MNCKSNKLRDAVVLALVVGVAGIGTAVAQEAGTTNLDKIEVTGSRIKSADVETSQPVLTLTRQDIDKQGVTSVADVLQRVAANGAALNRTFNNGGDGSSGIALRNLGSARTLVLVNGRRWTTGLDGSVDLNTIPTAMVERIDILKDGASTIYGSDAIAGVVNIITRKNFDGAEAGVNVGQYSDGDGQRQAYDFTIGTTTDRASLLIGASYVQEESVMAGDREISAGGPPFFSGQSGTGFPGSYIRNGSRNILINGVETPYVANVHGYNTAPDNYLLTPQERTSLFAQGSFNFTDNVTFRTEAMYNERKSEQLLAAMPITGLTLSADSLYNPFGQDLTGVNRRFIESGGRSFNQNVKNWHFYGGLEGFFEFADRSFDWDVGYRYDKSDENVLTYGLFNLSNLNNAYGPSELRNGVPVCVSGPGGDVIPGCVPVNPLGPRGSITQDALDYTSFTAHDSSMVESKGYTANISGDIVDLPAGPLAFAAGYEYRKESGQFDPDAFIAAGLSTGNGARPTAGSYSLDEFYLELSVPVLADLPGAQLLDFSLATRYSDYSNFGDTVNNKFGFRWKPIQDLMIRGNYSEGFRAPSINNLFAGNSDSFETYADPCSSQSGQLSNPVVAQNCAAAGVPANFVQPGAGNGAKQTLEPFTWTSNDQLQPETSTSRTLGFVFSPSFAQGLNVSLDWWQIEIENAITRPESQFILDKCYGGSAGEQAEYCALITRDPNYADGAYTVTNINMPLLNLSSYKVEGWDLAINYRLPETAFGQFTISWDSTYLSSWETKATADSELEQFQGRYLNQDPYWRIRSNLYVDWSLGDFGINWGLRYKSGMAESCPLSAALAQAYCSDPDRVTADGAEPRNHIGATTYHDIQFRYSTPWNATVSLGLNNAFDKDPPVSYSTSANRFDPQYDVPGRYMYMQYRQRF comes from the coding sequence ATGAATTGCAAGTCCAACAAGCTGCGCGATGCAGTTGTCCTCGCGCTTGTCGTGGGCGTGGCCGGTATCGGTACCGCCGTCGCGCAGGAAGCCGGCACCACCAACCTCGACAAGATCGAAGTGACCGGTTCGCGCATCAAGAGCGCAGACGTTGAAACCTCGCAGCCGGTTCTGACGTTGACTCGCCAGGACATCGATAAGCAGGGCGTCACCTCTGTTGCAGATGTGCTGCAGCGTGTCGCGGCCAACGGCGCAGCCCTGAATCGCACCTTCAACAACGGCGGCGACGGCAGTTCCGGCATTGCGCTGCGCAACCTGGGCAGCGCGCGTACGCTGGTATTGGTCAACGGCCGCCGCTGGACCACCGGCCTGGACGGCAGCGTCGACCTCAACACCATTCCGACTGCGATGGTCGAGCGCATTGACATCCTGAAGGATGGCGCTTCCACGATTTACGGTTCCGACGCCATTGCCGGCGTGGTGAATATCATTACCCGCAAGAACTTCGACGGCGCCGAAGCTGGCGTCAACGTCGGTCAGTACAGCGATGGCGACGGCCAGCGTCAGGCATACGACTTCACCATCGGCACCACCACCGATCGCGCAAGCCTGTTGATCGGCGCTTCCTATGTCCAGGAAGAGTCGGTGATGGCGGGCGATCGGGAGATCTCTGCCGGCGGCCCGCCGTTCTTCAGCGGCCAGAGCGGCACCGGCTTCCCGGGTTCGTATATCCGGAATGGCTCACGCAACATTCTGATCAATGGCGTCGAAACTCCGTACGTTGCCAATGTTCACGGTTACAACACTGCACCGGACAACTATCTGCTCACTCCGCAGGAGCGCACCTCGCTGTTTGCCCAAGGTAGCTTCAACTTCACCGACAACGTGACGTTCCGCACCGAGGCGATGTACAACGAGCGCAAGTCTGAGCAGCTGCTCGCAGCAATGCCAATCACTGGCCTGACGCTCAGTGCAGATAGTCTTTACAACCCGTTTGGTCAGGATCTGACCGGCGTCAATCGTCGCTTCATCGAGTCCGGTGGCCGCTCTTTCAATCAGAATGTGAAGAACTGGCACTTCTATGGTGGCCTTGAAGGCTTCTTTGAATTTGCCGATCGCAGCTTCGACTGGGACGTGGGCTATCGCTACGACAAGTCGGATGAAAATGTCCTGACCTATGGCTTGTTCAACCTGTCCAATCTAAACAATGCCTACGGGCCGTCTGAGCTGCGCAATGGCGTGCCGGTCTGCGTTTCCGGTCCGGGCGGCGACGTGATTCCGGGCTGCGTGCCGGTCAATCCACTGGGACCGCGCGGCTCGATCACTCAGGATGCGCTGGATTACACCAGTTTCACTGCGCATGATTCGTCGATGGTCGAATCGAAGGGTTATACCGCAAACATCAGCGGCGATATCGTAGACCTGCCGGCAGGCCCGCTGGCCTTCGCTGCTGGCTACGAATACCGTAAGGAAAGTGGCCAGTTCGATCCGGACGCCTTCATTGCCGCAGGCCTGAGTACGGGCAATGGCGCGCGCCCGACGGCCGGCTCCTACAGCCTCGACGAGTTCTACCTGGAACTGTCGGTTCCGGTCCTGGCTGACCTGCCGGGTGCCCAGCTGCTGGACTTCAGCCTTGCTACCCGCTACTCGGATTACAGCAATTTCGGTGACACCGTGAACAACAAGTTCGGTTTCCGCTGGAAACCCATCCAGGACTTGATGATCCGCGGTAACTACAGCGAAGGCTTCCGTGCCCCGAGCATCAACAATCTGTTCGCAGGCAATTCCGATTCGTTCGAGACCTACGCCGATCCGTGCTCGAGCCAGTCCGGCCAGCTGAGCAACCCGGTGGTGGCGCAGAACTGTGCAGCGGCAGGCGTGCCTGCGAACTTCGTGCAGCCTGGTGCAGGCAATGGTGCCAAGCAGACCCTTGAGCCGTTCACCTGGACCTCCAACGATCAGCTGCAGCCTGAAACTTCGACCAGCCGCACGCTGGGCTTTGTGTTCAGTCCGAGCTTCGCGCAAGGCCTGAATGTGAGCCTGGATTGGTGGCAGATCGAGATCGAAAACGCGATCACACGTCCGGAATCCCAGTTCATCCTGGACAAGTGCTATGGCGGCAGTGCGGGTGAGCAGGCCGAGTACTGCGCGCTCATCACGCGCGACCCGAACTATGCCGATGGCGCTTACACCGTCACCAACATCAACATGCCACTGTTGAATTTGTCGTCGTACAAGGTGGAAGGTTGGGATCTGGCCATCAATTACCGCTTGCCGGAAACGGCATTCGGCCAGTTCACCATCAGCTGGGATTCGACTTATCTGTCGAGCTGGGAAACCAAGGCAACTGCCGATTCCGAACTCGAACAGTTCCAGGGTCGTTACCTGAACCAGGATCCTTACTGGCGCATCCGTTCCAACCTGTATGTCGACTGGTCGTTGGGTGACTTCGGTATCAACTGGGGCCTGCGTTACAAGTCCGGTATGGCGGAGTCCTGCCCCTTGTCAGCGGCATTGGCGCAGGCTTACTGCTCCGATCCTGATCGTGTCACGGCCGATGGTGCTGAACCGCGCAACCACATTGGCGCGACGACGTATCACGACATCCAGTTCCGTTACAGCACGCCTTGGAATGCGACCGTATCGCTTGGCTTGAACAACGCGTTCGACAAGGATCCGCCGGTTTCGTACAGCACGTCGGCCAACAGGTTCGACCCGCAGTACGACGTGCCGGGCCGCTATATGTACATGCAGTACCGTCAGCGCTTCTGA
- the trhA gene encoding PAQR family membrane homeostasis protein TrhA → MNADASPSTDLRDEIASAVTHGLGAIAALAGGSVLITLAAIYGDGWQLATSIVFSATLVLLYVASTLFHAIPHPGAKARLQILDHCAIYLLIAGTYTPFTLINLRDSWGWGLFAAIWTIAAAGVIFKLFFTGRFRLLSTVLYLAMGWLILVAIQPLLRSVDTWSLCWLLAGGLFYTLGTYFYQRDTQRYFHAIWHLFVLAGSACHFVAVIAQVV, encoded by the coding sequence ATGAACGCAGACGCCTCCCCCTCGACCGACCTGCGCGACGAGATAGCCAGTGCCGTGACCCACGGCCTTGGCGCAATTGCCGCATTGGCCGGCGGTTCGGTGCTGATCACGCTGGCCGCCATTTATGGCGACGGCTGGCAGTTGGCCACTTCCATTGTCTTCAGCGCCACCCTGGTGCTGCTCTACGTCGCCTCTACCTTGTTCCATGCCATCCCGCATCCGGGTGCCAAAGCACGGCTGCAGATACTGGATCACTGCGCGATCTATCTATTGATCGCCGGCACCTATACGCCGTTTACGCTGATCAATCTGCGCGACTCGTGGGGTTGGGGATTGTTCGCCGCCATCTGGACGATTGCCGCCGCCGGGGTGATCTTCAAACTGTTTTTCACCGGACGCTTTCGCTTGCTGTCCACGGTGCTGTATCTGGCGATGGGCTGGCTGATCCTGGTCGCGATCCAGCCCCTGTTACGCTCGGTCGATACCTGGTCGCTGTGCTGGCTACTGGCCGGCGGGCTCTTCTATACCTTGGGTACGTATTTCTATCAGCGCGACACCCAACGCTATTTCCATGCGATCTGGCATCTGTTCGTGCTTGCCGGCAGCGCTTGCCACTTTGTCGCGGTGATCGCGCAAGTGGTGTGA
- a CDS encoding AsmA family protein: MARVNTVTNTSATPPPRTSRRRRWLIGFGIVAVLVVIFVLLFEWNWLRGPVERVVSAKTGREFHLGYLDVKLGRTTTVRGNRLSMANAQWSKRGPMAELNSAEIDVELWPLLRGNVRLPEIRLDHPKVLLEAGDDTHPGNWVFDQDDGDGTLPRLGRLLVHNGRLQYIDAANRSDVDVAINSLAPPSSDQRAAPIGIDGKGRWKGYPFTLKGDTASPLELSQSEHPFRIDLRGSAGATRTHVRGTLTNPFQFQVFDLQMALSGQDMQDLYPLTGVAMPSTPPYKLDGHLRRNGEIWRYEKFTGTAGDSDLAGTAEVDLRNKRPFLRADLASKRLDFDDLAGFIGAPPKTGTNESANAEQKKQAAQLAASARVLPSTPYDLSKLRAMDAQVRWRAQRINAPSWPLDDMDASLTLKDGLLQLDPLNFGVAGGDIRSTIRMDARNEVITTQLKAGLRGIRLDQLFPDTALAKQASGAIGGEFDLRGRGNSIAAMLGSADGTIGVGMGRGHVGNLIMELAGLDIAESLKYLFTKDRQIPVRCIFGDFGVQDGLMQSRALAFDSTDTIIIGEGSISLKDETLDLLLRPRPKDRSILSLRSPLRIGGTFKDPSFRPDFKALGLRGALAVGLGMIAPPAALLATFEPGPGKDSDCGGKFAK, translated from the coding sequence ATGGCCCGCGTGAACACTGTGACCAACACCTCTGCTACGCCCCCTCCCCGCACATCACGTCGTCGACGCTGGTTGATCGGGTTCGGCATCGTCGCCGTCCTTGTGGTGATCTTCGTGCTGCTGTTCGAGTGGAACTGGCTACGTGGCCCGGTCGAGCGCGTGGTCAGTGCCAAGACCGGTCGCGAATTTCATCTGGGCTATCTGGATGTAAAACTGGGCCGCACCACCACCGTGCGTGGTAACCGGCTGAGCATGGCCAATGCGCAGTGGTCCAAGCGCGGCCCGATGGCCGAACTGAATTCGGCCGAGATCGATGTCGAGTTGTGGCCATTGCTGCGCGGCAATGTGCGCTTGCCGGAAATTCGCCTGGATCACCCGAAGGTACTGCTGGAAGCGGGCGACGACACGCATCCGGGCAACTGGGTGTTCGATCAGGACGATGGCGACGGCACGCTGCCACGGCTTGGGCGCCTGCTGGTCCACAACGGGCGGCTGCAATATATCGATGCCGCCAACCGCTCGGATGTGGATGTGGCGATCAACAGTCTCGCACCGCCCAGCAGCGATCAGCGTGCAGCACCGATCGGCATCGACGGCAAAGGCCGCTGGAAGGGCTACCCCTTCACGCTCAAGGGCGACACCGCTTCGCCGCTGGAGCTGAGCCAGAGCGAGCATCCCTTCCGCATCGATCTACGCGGCAGCGCTGGCGCCACCCGTACGCACGTCCGCGGCACGCTGACGAATCCCTTCCAGTTCCAGGTCTTCGATCTGCAGATGGCGCTCAGTGGGCAGGACATGCAGGACCTGTATCCCTTGACCGGCGTCGCCATGCCGTCGACGCCGCCGTACAAACTCGACGGACATCTGCGCCGCAACGGCGAGATCTGGCGCTACGAAAAGTTCACCGGCACCGCTGGCGACAGCGATCTTGCCGGCACTGCCGAAGTGGATCTACGCAACAAGCGTCCGTTCCTGCGCGCGGATCTGGCCTCGAAACGCCTGGATTTCGACGATCTGGCTGGCTTCATCGGCGCGCCACCAAAGACCGGCACGAATGAATCGGCAAATGCCGAACAGAAAAAACAGGCTGCACAACTTGCCGCCAGTGCGCGTGTATTGCCCAGCACGCCCTATGACTTGTCCAAACTACGCGCGATGGATGCGCAGGTGCGTTGGCGCGCACAGCGCATCAACGCACCATCGTGGCCGCTGGACGACATGGATGCCTCGCTGACGTTGAAGGACGGCCTGTTGCAACTAGACCCGCTCAACTTCGGCGTTGCCGGCGGCGATATCCGCTCCACCATCCGCATGGATGCGCGCAACGAAGTGATCACCACGCAACTCAAGGCCGGCCTTCGCGGTATTCGGCTGGATCAGCTATTCCCCGACACCGCGCTCGCAAAACAAGCCTCGGGCGCCATCGGTGGCGAGTTCGATTTGCGTGGTCGCGGCAACTCGATCGCCGCGATGCTCGGCAGCGCCGATGGCACGATCGGCGTTGGCATGGGCCGGGGTCATGTGGGCAATCTGATCATGGAGCTGGCCGGCCTGGACATTGCCGAGTCGCTCAAATATCTGTTCACCAAGGATCGTCAGATTCCGGTGCGCTGCATCTTCGGCGACTTCGGTGTGCAAGACGGCCTGATGCAATCGCGCGCCCTGGCCTTCGATAGCACCGACACCATCATCATTGGCGAAGGCAGCATCAGCCTCAAAGACGAAACGCTGGATCTGCTGCTTCGTCCGCGTCCGAAGGACCGCAGCATTCTCAGCCTGCGCTCGCCGCTGCGAATCGGAGGCACCTTCAAAGACCCCAGCTTCCGGCCGGACTTCAAAGCATTGGGACTACGCGGCGCGCTTGCCGTCGGCCTGGGCATGATCGCCCCGCCCGCAGCATTGCTCGCGACCTTCGAACCGGGCCCCGGCAAGGACAGCGACTGCGGCGGCAAGTTCGCAAAGTAG
- a CDS encoding CBS domain-containing protein: protein MQTVRQLLGTKQVEVFAVAADAAVIEAIRLMAEKGIGAVLVMDGSRLIGIVSERDYARKVVLRDRASSTTSVAEIMSTEVVTVSPSDTVERCMQLMTDGRFRHLPVVENGRVHGVISIGDLVKAVIENQQRDIDQLQRYIAS from the coding sequence ATGCAGACCGTACGACAGCTGTTGGGGACCAAGCAGGTTGAGGTATTTGCTGTTGCGGCCGATGCCGCAGTGATCGAGGCGATCCGCTTGATGGCCGAGAAGGGCATCGGTGCGGTGTTGGTGATGGACGGGTCGCGCCTGATTGGCATCGTCTCCGAGCGCGATTACGCGCGCAAAGTGGTATTGCGCGATCGGGCCTCATCGACCACCAGCGTTGCCGAGATCATGAGCACCGAAGTGGTGACAGTATCGCCATCGGACACGGTGGAGCGTTGCATGCAATTGATGACCGATGGACGCTTCCGGCATCTGCCGGTGGTCGAAAACGGACGCGTGCACGGGGTGATTTCCATCGGCGATCTGGTCAAGGCGGTGATCGAGAACCAGCAGCGCGATATCGATCAGTTGCAGCGTTATATCGCCAGCTAA
- a CDS encoding Hsp33 family molecular chaperone HslO, translated as MTDHDQLSRFLLPAAGVRGVHVRLTQAWHDIQGAAEYPPSARQLLGEAAVAAALFTGHTKVDGRLSVQLRGNETLRTLFAECTAGGTLRGIVQLADGADAPADLRELGEAALLAITIENPGLDPREPQRYQSLVGMQAPDLAEAFETYFHQSEQLPTRLLLAAGLDQAAGLLLQKLPGDEGDNDGWTRIGALFDTLGAPELLSVAAEDLLHRLFHEEDLQLLGNKPLSFGCSCSRERVASMLQSLGEEEARAAAEATGEVEVRCEFCGREYHFPLTALDVLFSAAQPSQEAPERLQ; from the coding sequence ATGACCGATCACGATCAGCTTTCCCGTTTCCTGCTGCCTGCCGCCGGCGTGCGCGGCGTCCACGTGCGCCTGACCCAGGCCTGGCACGACATCCAGGGCGCGGCCGAGTACCCGCCTTCCGCACGCCAGTTGCTCGGCGAAGCGGCGGTCGCCGCGGCATTGTTCACCGGCCATACCAAGGTCGACGGGCGTCTGTCGGTACAGCTGCGCGGCAATGAAACACTGCGCACCTTGTTCGCCGAATGCACCGCGGGAGGCACCTTGCGCGGCATCGTGCAACTGGCCGACGGCGCCGATGCACCCGCCGACCTGCGCGAACTGGGCGAGGCCGCACTACTGGCGATCACCATCGAAAATCCCGGCCTGGACCCGCGCGAACCGCAGCGCTACCAGAGCCTGGTCGGCATGCAGGCCCCGGATCTGGCCGAAGCCTTCGAGACCTATTTCCACCAGTCCGAACAGTTGCCGACCCGCCTGCTGCTGGCCGCAGGCCTGGACCAAGCCGCCGGACTGTTGCTGCAAAAACTGCCCGGCGACGAGGGCGACAACGACGGCTGGACCCGCATCGGCGCGCTGTTCGACACCCTGGGCGCCCCGGAACTGCTATCAGTGGCCGCCGAAGACCTGCTGCACCGCCTGTTCCACGAAGAAGACCTGCAGTTGCTGGGCAATAAGCCGCTCAGCTTCGGCTGCTCCTGCTCGCGCGAGCGGGTCGCCTCGATGCTGCAATCCCTGGGCGAAGAAGAAGCCCGCGCAGCGGCGGAGGCGACCGGCGAAGTCGAGGTGCGCTGCGAGTTCTGCGGGCGTGAGTATCACTTTCCGTTGACCGCGCTGGACGTACTTTTCAGCGCAGCGCAACCCTCTCAGGAAGCGCCGGAAAGGTTGCAGTAG